A genomic segment from Nodularia sphaerocarpa UHCC 0038 encodes:
- the yidD gene encoding membrane protein insertion efficiency factor YidD yields MKLLFIWLIKGYRMFISPLFPPTCRFQPTCSMYAIEAIERFGIWRGGWMATRRILRCHPFHPGGYDPVPEATKHCCDHHLPNSGKQTTEDHHKGS; encoded by the coding sequence ATGAAACTATTATTCATTTGGTTGATTAAAGGTTACAGAATGTTTATTTCGCCACTGTTTCCCCCGACTTGTCGCTTTCAACCAACTTGTTCAATGTATGCTATCGAAGCCATTGAGCGATTTGGGATTTGGCGCGGTGGGTGGATGGCGACTCGGCGGATTTTGCGTTGTCATCCCTTCCATCCTGGTGGATATGATCCAGTTCCAGAGGCGACAAAGCATTGCTGCGATCATCATCTGCCAAATTCCGGGAAACAGACCACAGAAGACCATCACAAAGGCTCGTAG
- a CDS encoding diacylglycerol/polyprenol kinase family protein, translating to MLSPAIHFTSTPPLWLQITVVAVWVSFILLIAWVVYRFAKGEPEIVRKIVHIGTGNVIMLAWWLDVPASLGITASIVASAITLLSYRFPLLPGINSVGRQSLGTFFYAVSMGILVAWFWHIEQPQYAAIGIMVMAWGDGLAALIGQRFGKHKYQVFGAQKSWEGSLTMALVSFIISSGILLSVEGNLWQTWVVSLAIALAATSLEAISFLGIDNLTVPLGSAGLAFWLITAIFR from the coding sequence TTGTTATCTCCAGCTATCCATTTCACCTCCACTCCACCTTTGTGGCTACAAATTACCGTAGTTGCAGTTTGGGTGTCATTCATCCTCCTAATCGCTTGGGTAGTATATCGCTTTGCTAAGGGCGAACCAGAAATAGTCAGGAAAATAGTTCACATAGGGACTGGTAACGTAATCATGCTGGCTTGGTGGCTAGATGTTCCCGCCAGTTTAGGCATTACAGCTTCCATTGTCGCCAGTGCCATCACTTTACTATCATACCGATTTCCCCTGCTTCCCGGTATTAATAGCGTGGGTAGGCAAAGTTTGGGAACCTTCTTTTATGCTGTGAGCATGGGCATTTTAGTAGCTTGGTTTTGGCACATAGAACAGCCCCAATATGCAGCCATCGGCATCATGGTGATGGCTTGGGGCGACGGGTTAGCAGCATTGATTGGACAACGCTTTGGTAAACACAAGTATCAAGTCTTCGGAGCGCAAAAAAGCTGGGAAGGCTCCTTGACAATGGCTTTAGTGAGTTTTATCATCAGTAGTGGAATTTTACTGAGTGTGGAAGGAAACCTTTGGCAAACTTGGGTAGTATCTTTGGCGATCGCCTTAGCAGCTACCAGTTTAGAAGCTATTTCATTTTTAGGTATAGATAACTTAACAGTGCCTTTAGGTAGTGCAGGACTGGCATTTTGGTTAATTACAGCAATTTTCAGGTAA